The following DNA comes from Arthrobacter sp. SLBN-83.
CGGGCGGACGTCTTTATCGGGATGGTCTTCTCCGTCCTGGTGATGTTCGCCATCATGGTCGCCACTGCGGCAACCCTCGGCAGGAACGGCACTGACGTGAATACGGCTGCCGATGTAGCCAAGGCGCTGGAACCCGTAGTGGGGCCCGCCGCCAAATTCCTGTTCGCCGCCGGGTTCATCGGCACCGGCATCCTAGGGGTGCCGGTCCTTGCCGCATCAGGCGCAGCGGGACTATCCGGCCTGCTCGGAAAGGACTGGGGCCTTGACCTCAGCCCGCGGCGGGCCCCGTTGTTTTACGCGCTGCTGGGGGTTGGGATAGTAGCCGGTGTCCTCATCAGCTTCTTCTCCAATGACCCCATCGGGCTCCTTGTCTTCAGCGCCACCATCAACGGCATTGCCGCCGCACCCTTCCTGGTGGTCACCATGCTGATCTCGCGGGACAAGGCCATCATGGGCGAGTACCGGAACGGCTGGCTTGCCACCACGCTCGGCTGGTTCACCGCCGCGGTCATGCTCGTGGCCGGCGGCATCGGCGTCTGGACTACCCTGACCGGCGCCTGACCTCCTGACTGAACGGCCGCCGTCGTCCGTGCCGTTTGGAACCCGCGCGGGACTTTACTGACCGATCCAACGAAAGGAACAACAACGTGGACCACAACGAAGCTCCCTTGCTGGACGCCCTGGACCGCTACCACCGGCTGGACCGCTACGGTTTCACCCCTCCCGCCCACCGACAGGGCCGCGGCGCGGATCCGCGCGTCCGGGAGATCCTGGGTGCGGACACTTTCCGGCCTGACGTCCTGGCCTCGGCGGGCCTGGATGACCGCTCGTCCTCGGGCGGATACCTGAAAAAGGCCGAGCAGCTGATGGCGGATGCTGTGGGAGCGGAGCAGGCCTTCTTCTCCACCTGCGGAAGCTCGCTGTCGGTGAAGGCCGCCGTCCTGGCCGTTGCGGCGGGCAAGGGCGACCTGCTGGTGAGCCGGGACGCCCACAAATCCATCACCGCAGGGCTGGTTTTTTCCGGGATCCAGCCGCGCTGGATCCGGCCCCGCTGGGACTCCAAACTGCATCTGGCGCACCCGCCGTCGGCTGCGGACGTGGAGGAAATGTGGGAGCGGTACCCGGACGCAGCAGGCGCGCTGATCGTCAGCCCCACGCCTTACGGAACCTGCGCGGACATCGCCGGGATTGCCAAGGTCTGTCACGACCGGGGGAAGCCCCTGATCGTCGATGAGGCCTGGGGCGCGCACCTTCCCTTCCATGAGGGCCTTCCCACCTGGGCGATGAGTGCCGGGGCGGATGTCTGCGTGGTGTCCGTGCACAAGATGGGAGCCGGTTTCGAGCAGGGTTCGGTCTACCACATCCAGGGTGACCTGGTGGACCCGGTGCACCTCTCCGAATGCGCGGACCTGCTGATGACCACCAGCCCCAACGTCATCCTGTACTCGGCGATGGATGGCTGGCGCCGGCAGATGGTGCAGCACGGCGCCGAGCTCCTGGGCAACGCCCTGGACCTGGCCCGGCGGCTGCGGACCGAGGTCGAGGTGCTGCCGGGAATCCATGTGCTCGAGGACGAGCTCCTGGCAGCCGAATCCTCCCACGACCTGGACCGCATGCAGATCCTCATGGACGTGTCAGGACTGGGCATCAGCGGATACCAGGCGGCCGACTGGCTGCGGGAGAACTGCCATCTGGACATGGGCCTCAGCGACCACCGCCGCATCATGGCCACCTTGTCCATGGCCGACGACGATGCTTCCGCGCAGCGGCTCCTGGACGCGCTGCAGGCCCTCATTGAAGCAGCTCCAACGCTTCCTGCCCCTGCCCAGGTGGACCTGCCGTCGCCGTCGGGCCTGGAACTGGAGACCGTGATGCTTCCCCGCGACGCCTTCTTCGGCCCACGCGAGGACGTGCCCGCGAGCCAAGCTGTGGGACGTGTGGCGGCGGAGCAGATCACCCCGTACCCGCCGGGCATCCCGGTGATCGTGCCGGGTGAGCGGATCGACGAGGCCGTCATTGAGTACCTGGAATCGGGGTTGAAGGCCGGCATGGTCCTGCCCGACCCCGCGGATCAGTCCCTGGGCACCATCCGGGTGGTGCGGGAATAGCCTAGGTGCCCTGCGTTTGCGGCGTACAGTGAACGGCATGCCCAACCCCGGCCTTCCGCCTGACTCTGCCCATTTCCGCCCGGCCGATCCGCCGCTGGAGGAGTTGCTGGCGGCCGCCCACGTGGTGAGCCTGCCCATGCGGGTGAAGTTCCGCGGCATCATGCAGCGCGAATCGCTCCTGCTCCGCGGGCCCGCTGGCTGGGGCGAGTTCTGCCCCTTCCCGGAGTACGGCGATGCCGAGGCCTCGCGCTGGCTGGCGGCCGCCATTGAGGCCGGTTGGCAGGGGTTCCCGGCCCCCTTGCGCCAGTCCGTCTCCGTCAACGCCACGGTGCCTGCGGTTCCGGCGGACCGGGTGCCGGACGTGCTGGCCCGGTTCGGCCGGGTGGATGCGGTGAAGGTCAAGGTAGCGGAGCAGGGGCAGTCGCTGGACGACGACGTTGCCCGGCTTCATGCCGTCCGCGCCGCCTTGCCGGACGCCGCCGTCCGCGTGGACGCCAACGGCGGGTGGGATGTGCCCGGAGCCGTGGAGGCACTGACCCGGCTGGCGCCCGTGGGGCTGGAGTATGCCGAGCAGCCGGTGCCGTCCATCGAGGGCCTGGCAGAAGTACGGCGCCGGCTGCAGGATGCTGAAACGCCGGTGCTGGTGGCCGCGGACGAAAGCGTCCGCAAGGAAACCGATCCCCTCCGCGTGGCCCGCGCCGGAGCGGCGGACCTGATCGTGGTCAAGGTGGCGCCGCTTGGGGGAGTGCGGCGGGCCCTGGACATCGTGGCGCAGGCCGGACTTCCCGCCGTCGTGAGTTCCGCGCTGGACACCTCCGTGGGCATCCGCGCCGGGCTGGCGCTCGCCGCCGCCCTGCCCGAACTGCCCTACGCCTGCGGCCTGGGGACGGTATCGCTTTTTGAATCGGACATCACCCTGGATCCCCTGGTGGCCGACGACGGCGCCATCCGCCTCCGCGACGTGGCCGCCGACGCCGGGCTGCTTGAGCGGTTTGCGGCTCCCGCGGAACGCCGGGACTGGTGGCTGGACCGGCTCCACCGCGTCCACGCCCTCCTCACCCCATCGATTGCTCCGTAACTGCCGTTTTCAGGCCCGAAAACGGCAGTTACTCAGCAATCGATGAGGATATAGGGTGGCGTCGTGCGCAGGGTGAATCTGACGGTGCGGATCGCGTGGCTCTGCCTGGCTGCCGTCAGCCTGGGCATCCTGGCCTTTGGTGCTGTGGTCGCAGTATTTCCGCCGGACGGTGATGCAGGCCTGTACCTCGCGGACGGACTCGCTTCGCTGGGGCTGGGCCTGTTCGGCATGTTGATCGTGCTGGTGCCGTTCCGGCGGCGCGAACGGTGGGCCTGGTACGCACTCTGGTTCTATCCGGTTTTCTGGGTTCTGCATCTGGCCGGGAACCTTCCACCCGGCAATGACCACATCCACCAGGTGGTGTTCATCGTGCTCTCGTTGGTCGGGCTCCTGCTCCCGGCCCGGGAGTTCCTGCAGGTCACGGGCGGTTCACCATAACTTCATCCAATTGATGGCTTCCGGTAGGAACCGGCTGGAAGGGTGATCGGGCACCCAAAAGACATTCCTTGGAAGGTTCCCCATGTCTGAAACTGCCCGCAAGTTCACCCTGTTGCCCATGCTCGGCCACACCAAGGGCAAGCGCAGCCCGGTCACATGCGCGCTCAAGTGCGACAACGCCTGCGCCGGGGACGTCTGCAACACCAGCTCCAACGGTTACTTCCGCGACATCGCCTCCGCCACCCTGTCCCGCCGCGCCGCCCTGGGCCTTGGGGCCGCCGGTGCCCTCGCCGTCGCCCTTAACTCAGTAGTGAACTCCGCCGAACCTGCCGCCGCCGCGGGCCTGTCCAAGGCCGCCAAGGAAGGCTTCGGCAACTCCAAGCTGCAGTTCACCGCCATCAAGCCGGTCGACAAGGCCGTCGACGCCTTCACCGTGCCGGAGGGCTTCACCTGGCAGCCGATCATCCGCTGGGGTGACCCGCTGTTCAGCGATTCCCCTGAGTTTGACCTGAACAACCAGACCGCGGCAGCCCAGGCCCGCCAGTTCGGCTACAACAACGACTACACCGACATCGTGGAAATCCCCGGCAGCAAGGGCCGCCGCGCCGTGCTGTTCACCAACCACGAGTACACCAATGAAAACATCATGGTCCCCGCCGGCTACGATCCGGTCGAAACCCGTGCAATCGGCCGGGCCGCCCACGGCCTGGCCGTGGTGGAGCTGGAGCGCAAGAACACCACCAAGCCGTGGAGCTACGTGAAGGGCGCCCCGCTGAACCGCCGCTACCTTTCTGACACCACCTACGAACTGACCGGCCCGGTTGCCGGCTCGGCGCTGGTGAGGACCGTGGCCGACCCGTCCGGCCGCGCCATCAAGGGCACGTTCGGCAACTGCTCCGGCGGCACCACCCCCTGGGGCACCATCCTCTCCGGCGAGGAAAACTTCAACGGCTACTTCGTGGCCGGCGGCACCTCGGCCGGCGACAAGCGCTATGGCCTCACCGCCAAGCCCACCGCCCGCCAGTGGGAACTGGACGATCCCCGCTTCGACACCCGCAACCCCGGCTACGAGAACGAGTCCAACCGCTTCGGCTGGATCGTGGAAGTGGATCCGTTCGACCCCACTTCCACCCCCAAGAAGCGCTCCGCCATGGGCCGTTTCAAGCATGAGGGTGCCAACGTGATCGTGGCCGAATCCGGCCACGTGGTGGCGTACATGGGCGACGACGAGAAGTTCGACTACCTCTACAAGTTTGTTTCGAAGGGCAAGTACGTCGAGGGCGACCGCCGCAACAACATGAACCTTCTCTCCGAGGGCGATCTCTACGTCGCCAAGTTCACCGGTAACTCACCTGCCACGGAGATCACCGGCACCGGCGCACTTCCCTCCGACGGTGCATTCGACGGATCAGGCGAATGGCTGCCCCTGGTGGTGGGCGGCAAGTCCGCCGTCCCGGGCATGTCCGTCGAGGAGGTCTTGGTGTACACCCGCCTGGCGGCGGACAAGGTGGGTCCCACCAAGATGGACCGCTGCGAGGACGTCCAGCCCAGCCTGCACACCGGCAAGGTCTACGTGGTCTGCACCAACAACTCCGACCGCGGCACCGGCACCAAGGAAGGCGCCACGGAGGTCAACCCGCGCACGCAGAACCGCGACGGTCACATCGTGGAAATCACCGAAGCCGGTGACCAGACGTCCACCAAGTTCAACTGGACCCTCCTGATGGTCTGCGGCGATCCCGCGCAGGGCGACGTCACCTACTTCTCCGGCTACCCGGTGGACAAGGTCTCGCCCATCTCCTGCCCGGACAACGTGGCCTTCGACTCCGTGGGCAACCTGTGGATCTCCACCGACGGTGCGCCTTCCGGCATCGGCTACAACGACGGCCTCTTCAAGGTCACCCTGGACGGCGCCGAGCGCGGCAAGGTGGAGCAGTTCCTGTCGGTCCCGCGCGACGCCGAAACCTGCGGCCCGGTCATCCACGACGACGAGCGCACCGTATTCGTCTCCGTGCAGCACCCGGGCGAGGAAGGCACCTTCGAGGCTCCGCACTCCTTCTTCCCGGACTACGTTCCGGCAGGTACGACGCCGGCACCCGGCAAGGTGCGCGCGCCCCGTCCCGCGGTGGTCCAGGTCTTCCGCGGCTGACCCCTTTCGTTGCTCTATCACTTATGGTCCCCAAAACCCCGGTTTAGCGACCATAGGTGATAGAGCATCCTAGGAGTGGGCGGGCGTTGGAGGGTGGCAGACTGGTTGGGTGACTTCGTTGAACGAGCCTGCCCCCGACGCCGCCTCCACAGACGCCCGAACCCCAAGTGCCGTGCACTCCCAGGACGAGCCTCAGCTTGACACAGCGGAGCTGAGCGCGTTGGCTGCGGCGCGGATCGCCGTCGAGGTCCTGCTCGACGGCGGCGTGCGGCACGTGGTGGTGTCGCCGGGTTCGCGGTCGGCCCCCATGGCCTACGCCCTGGCCGAGGCATCGGCGGGGGGCCGGGTGGATCTGCTGGTCCGGATCGATGAGCGGTCCGCGGGGTTCACGGCCCTGGGCCTGGCATTGTCCACCGGCTCGCCCGCAGGGGTCCTCACTACGTCCGGGACCGCCGTCGGAAACCTGATGCCGGCCGTCATGGAGGCCAACCATGCCGCCGTCCCGCTGATCGTCCTGTCCGCGGACCGGCCCGACGAGCTGCGCGGGACCGGGGCCAACCAGACCACGGTGCAGCCTGACCTGTTCGGCGAGCAGGTCCGGTTCGCCGCCGATGTCCCGGCCGGAAGCAATCCGCAGCGCGC
Coding sequences within:
- a CDS encoding PhoX family protein — protein: MSETARKFTLLPMLGHTKGKRSPVTCALKCDNACAGDVCNTSSNGYFRDIASATLSRRAALGLGAAGALAVALNSVVNSAEPAAAAGLSKAAKEGFGNSKLQFTAIKPVDKAVDAFTVPEGFTWQPIIRWGDPLFSDSPEFDLNNQTAAAQARQFGYNNDYTDIVEIPGSKGRRAVLFTNHEYTNENIMVPAGYDPVETRAIGRAAHGLAVVELERKNTTKPWSYVKGAPLNRRYLSDTTYELTGPVAGSALVRTVADPSGRAIKGTFGNCSGGTTPWGTILSGEENFNGYFVAGGTSAGDKRYGLTAKPTARQWELDDPRFDTRNPGYENESNRFGWIVEVDPFDPTSTPKKRSAMGRFKHEGANVIVAESGHVVAYMGDDEKFDYLYKFVSKGKYVEGDRRNNMNLLSEGDLYVAKFTGNSPATEITGTGALPSDGAFDGSGEWLPLVVGGKSAVPGMSVEEVLVYTRLAADKVGPTKMDRCEDVQPSLHTGKVYVVCTNNSDRGTGTKEGATEVNPRTQNRDGHIVEITEAGDQTSTKFNWTLLMVCGDPAQGDVTYFSGYPVDKVSPISCPDNVAFDSVGNLWISTDGAPSGIGYNDGLFKVTLDGAERGKVEQFLSVPRDAETCGPVIHDDERTVFVSVQHPGEEGTFEAPHSFFPDYVPAGTTPAPGKVRAPRPAVVQVFRG
- a CDS encoding aminotransferase class I/II-fold pyridoxal phosphate-dependent enzyme produces the protein MDHNEAPLLDALDRYHRLDRYGFTPPAHRQGRGADPRVREILGADTFRPDVLASAGLDDRSSSGGYLKKAEQLMADAVGAEQAFFSTCGSSLSVKAAVLAVAAGKGDLLVSRDAHKSITAGLVFSGIQPRWIRPRWDSKLHLAHPPSAADVEEMWERYPDAAGALIVSPTPYGTCADIAGIAKVCHDRGKPLIVDEAWGAHLPFHEGLPTWAMSAGADVCVVSVHKMGAGFEQGSVYHIQGDLVDPVHLSECADLLMTTSPNVILYSAMDGWRRQMVQHGAELLGNALDLARRLRTEVEVLPGIHVLEDELLAAESSHDLDRMQILMDVSGLGISGYQAADWLRENCHLDMGLSDHRRIMATLSMADDDASAQRLLDALQALIEAAPTLPAPAQVDLPSPSGLELETVMLPRDAFFGPREDVPASQAVGRVAAEQITPYPPGIPVIVPGERIDEAVIEYLESGLKAGMVLPDPADQSLGTIRVVRE
- a CDS encoding o-succinylbenzoate synthase gives rise to the protein MPNPGLPPDSAHFRPADPPLEELLAAAHVVSLPMRVKFRGIMQRESLLLRGPAGWGEFCPFPEYGDAEASRWLAAAIEAGWQGFPAPLRQSVSVNATVPAVPADRVPDVLARFGRVDAVKVKVAEQGQSLDDDVARLHAVRAALPDAAVRVDANGGWDVPGAVEALTRLAPVGLEYAEQPVPSIEGLAEVRRRLQDAETPVLVAADESVRKETDPLRVARAGAADLIVVKVAPLGGVRRALDIVAQAGLPAVVSSALDTSVGIRAGLALAAALPELPYACGLGTVSLFESDITLDPLVADDGAIRLRDVAADAGLLERFAAPAERRDWWLDRLHRVHALLTPSIAP